A single genomic interval of Sporosarcina sp. ANT_H38 harbors:
- a CDS encoding DUF4183 domain-containing protein, which yields MALSLINIHVAVTGTSTRFFNVLAAPLAVVDGTTVAATTFLNDNGTAATAFPVVTNGYYNLYLNGVLQEGGLYAITATELTFNGVTGNISAGTPLVIEAVELVTVT from the coding sequence ATGGCGCTATCCCTTATTAATATTCATGTTGCTGTTACAGGTACTTCGACAAGGTTTTTTAATGTATTGGCAGCACCTTTAGCTGTCGTCGACGGTACTACTGTCGCTGCAACTACTTTTTTGAATGACAATGGAACGGCTGCAACAGCTTTTCCAGTAGTAACGAATGGGTACTACAATCTCTATTTGAACGGTGTACTACAAGAGGGCGGTTTGTATGCCATTACTGCAACAGAATTAACCTTTAATGGTGTCACTGGCAATATATCTGCAGGAACTCCATTGGTTATAGAAGCTGTAGAGTTAGT
- a CDS encoding DUF4183 domain-containing protein, with translation MEQPKRNKKVLKFNSITDCGNRVGCWPRIKINSTCIGDIPKSTPIDSITPTINRYFYIPTTDIDLTNGVTIPSNLFLNDNGNITTHFSIFNPSGYVNLYINGIMQEGGLYTVNTNSLIIIPTASKISDSNSIIIESVGFSYE, from the coding sequence ATGGAGCAACCTAAAAGAAATAAGAAGGTATTGAAATTTAACAGTATCACTGATTGTGGAAATAGAGTTGGATGCTGGCCACGCATAAAAATAAACTCTACTTGCATTGGAGATATCCCGAAAAGTACCCCTATAGATAGTATCACGCCGACCATAAATAGATATTTTTATATCCCGACCACTGACATTGATTTGACGAATGGGGTAACTATTCCTTCAAATCTATTTTTAAATGATAATGGAAACATAACCACTCACTTTTCGATTTTCAACCCAAGCGGGTACGTTAATCTATACATCAACGGGATAATGCAAGAGGGAGGATTATATACAGTAAATACGAATTCCTTAATTATTATTCCTACTGCTTCAAAAATCTCAGACAGTAATTCAATTATTATTGAATCAGTGGGGTTTTCATACGAATAA
- a CDS encoding dimethylarginine dimethylaminohydrolase family protein encodes MNSPIENTDTIKCDTEYDTLQRVILCQPKFMAIDEVINAVQKEYEDENINVGLAMKQHKEFEELLIEHGVEVIKLPSSEQFPEQVFTRDIGFAVGDDIFVAEMASDIRKGEEEALEEWLEEEDISFQTTTNRVEGGDVIVDRGTLYVGISSRTSIEAAEKLNADLPDYTIIPVPFDEKYLHLDCVFNILSPEVGLIFPKALDPEVVDMLSAKYKLIEVSEEEQFTMGTNVLSIGNKKVFSLPQNKRVNAQIRAQGFEVIEVDFSEIIKSGGSFRCCSMPVNRE; translated from the coding sequence ATGAATTCCCCTATAGAAAATACAGACACAATAAAATGCGATACAGAGTATGATACGCTGCAACGCGTCATCCTATGTCAACCTAAGTTTATGGCGATTGACGAAGTAATCAATGCTGTACAAAAAGAATACGAAGATGAGAACATAAATGTCGGACTCGCAATGAAACAACATAAAGAGTTTGAAGAACTCCTTATAGAACATGGAGTCGAAGTGATCAAATTGCCCTCATCCGAACAATTCCCGGAACAAGTATTTACACGTGATATCGGATTTGCTGTTGGTGACGACATTTTCGTTGCGGAAATGGCAAGTGATATTCGTAAAGGGGAAGAAGAGGCGTTAGAAGAATGGTTGGAAGAAGAGGATATCTCGTTCCAGACGACAACGAATCGAGTAGAGGGCGGAGACGTCATCGTAGATCGAGGTACATTGTATGTCGGAATCAGTAGCCGTACATCCATTGAAGCAGCTGAGAAATTAAATGCTGATCTTCCAGATTACACAATTATTCCTGTTCCATTCGATGAAAAATACTTGCATCTCGACTGTGTATTTAACATCCTGTCACCCGAAGTAGGGCTTATTTTCCCAAAAGCACTCGATCCTGAAGTAGTCGACATGCTTTCGGCCAAATACAAGCTCATCGAAGTATCCGAAGAAGAACAATTCACGATGGGCACAAACGTCTTATCAATCGGTAACAAAAAAGTGTTCAGTCTACCGCAAAACAAACGAGTCAACGCACAAATTCGTGCACAAGGATTTGAAGTCATAGAAGTCGATTTCTCGGAAATTATCAAATCCGGCGGCTCCTTCAGATGTTGCTCGATGCCGGTCAATAGGGAATAG